From the Jatrophihabitans endophyticus genome, one window contains:
- a CDS encoding MOSC domain-containing protein — MLVRSVNVARDLAAQPAGRRPTGFGKVPVSGPVEVREPGPKRGGLGSGLVGDRIGNQRHHGGTDQAVYAFAREVLDAWEQRLGRMLPDGAFGENLTTVGVDVDGALVGERWRIGDTVVLQVTNPRIPCATFRGRMDVRGWTRRFTEDGRSGAYLRVVTGGVVRSGDAVTVLHRPDHDVTVGLAFRAVMGERELLPRLRAAGDDLPAELRRRVTRPARAASGSAPRGPAR; from the coding sequence GTGCTCGTCCGGTCCGTCAACGTCGCGCGCGATCTCGCCGCGCAACCGGCCGGGCGTCGGCCGACCGGCTTCGGCAAGGTGCCGGTCTCCGGCCCCGTCGAGGTCCGCGAGCCCGGACCCAAGCGCGGCGGCCTCGGCAGCGGACTCGTCGGTGACCGCATCGGCAACCAGCGCCACCACGGCGGTACCGACCAGGCCGTCTACGCGTTCGCGCGCGAGGTGCTCGACGCGTGGGAGCAGCGGCTCGGCCGCATGCTGCCCGACGGCGCGTTCGGCGAGAACCTGACCACCGTCGGCGTCGACGTCGACGGCGCGCTCGTCGGCGAGCGGTGGCGCATCGGCGACACCGTGGTGCTGCAGGTGACGAACCCACGCATCCCGTGCGCCACCTTCCGCGGCCGGATGGACGTCCGAGGCTGGACCCGCAGGTTCACCGAGGACGGTCGCAGCGGCGCGTACCTGCGCGTCGTGACCGGGGGAGTCGTCCGCTCGGGCGACGCCGTCACCGTGCTCCACCGACCCGACCACGACGTCACCGTGGGGCTCGCGTTCCGGGCGGTCATGGGCGAACGGGAGCTCCTGCCGCGCCTGCGCGCCGCGGGTGACGACCTGCCCGCCGAGTTGCGCCGGCGGGTCACTCGTCCAGCGCGAGCAGCATCCGGGTCAGCTCCGCGCGGTCCTGCGCGCTGA
- a CDS encoding MarR family winged helix-turn-helix transcriptional regulator: MADRDAELEALTNAFWTVARRLRHGSRQTLAPFDLAPSHSRALGTLLRRGAMRLGALADLLGIAARSATEVVDALEERGLVERTPDPSDRRATLVVPTDEGRELMLRIREARLAETDELFARLSAQDRAELTRMLLALDE, from the coding sequence GTGGCCGATCGCGACGCCGAGCTCGAGGCGCTGACGAATGCGTTCTGGACGGTCGCGCGCCGGCTGCGGCACGGCTCGCGGCAGACGCTGGCCCCGTTCGACCTCGCGCCGTCGCACTCGCGGGCGCTCGGCACGCTCCTGCGTCGCGGCGCGATGCGGCTGGGCGCGCTGGCCGACCTGCTGGGCATCGCGGCCCGATCGGCGACCGAGGTCGTCGACGCGCTGGAGGAGCGCGGCCTGGTCGAGCGCACCCCGGACCCGTCCGACCGGCGGGCGACGCTCGTCGTCCCGACCGACGAGGGCCGGGAGCTGATGTTGCGCATCCGCGAGGCGCGGCTGGCCGAGACCGACGAGCTGTTCGCCCGGCTCAGCGCGCAGGACCGCGCGGAGCTGACCCGGATGCTGCTCGCGCTGGACGAGTGA